The following proteins are encoded in a genomic region of Pelodictyon phaeoclathratiforme BU-1:
- the acpP gene encoding acyl carrier protein: protein MTAAEIKDKVYDIIVSKMGVNRDQIKMESKFSDDLGADSLDTVELIMELESEFGVQIPDEDAEKIGTVQQAIDYIVNKK, encoded by the coding sequence ATGACTGCAGCAGAAATCAAAGATAAGGTATACGATATTATCGTCAGCAAGATGGGTGTTAACAGGGATCAGATCAAAATGGAATCAAAATTTTCTGATGATCTCGGTGCAGATTCACTTGATACCGTTGAACTGATCATGGAACTTGAAAGCGAATTCGGCGTACAGATTCCTGATGAAGATGCAGAGAAAATCGGCACCGTCCAGCAGGCTATCGATTACATCGTCAACAAGAAGTAA
- the fabF gene encoding beta-ketoacyl-ACP synthase II → MAQDRKRVVVTGIGVLSPVGLTKEEFWTALHEGKSGAAPITYFDATDFATTFACELKGFKAVDYIDRKAADRMDPYCQYAVIAATHALTDSGLDLKEIDPLRIGVVHGSGIGGMTTYDQQFRNYLDRGPRRISPFFIPMLIPDIAAGQISIRHGLMGPNYATASACATSLHAIMDSFMLIQCGMADYMVCGGSEAPITPMSIGGFNSAKALSTANDRPEQASRPYDRDRDGFVMGEGAGSLILESLESAKARGAKIYGEIVGVGATADAYHLTAPHPEGLGAVNAMRSAITLAGITPENIDYINTHGTATPLGDLAEIAAIKTLFGEHARKLSISSTKSMTGHLLGAAGVVESIACLLAMQHQTVPPTINLDNLDPLVELDVTPNIPKKRSIEYALNNGFGFGGHNGSIIFRNGSSL, encoded by the coding sequence ATGGCTCAGGATCGCAAAAGAGTAGTTGTTACCGGCATAGGAGTTTTATCTCCTGTAGGTCTTACAAAAGAGGAGTTCTGGACGGCGCTCCATGAAGGGAAAAGTGGCGCTGCGCCCATAACCTATTTCGATGCAACTGATTTTGCTACAACCTTTGCCTGCGAGCTTAAAGGGTTTAAGGCAGTGGACTACATTGACAGAAAAGCGGCTGACCGTATGGATCCCTACTGCCAGTATGCTGTTATTGCAGCCACTCATGCACTGACAGATTCCGGACTTGATTTGAAAGAGATCGATCCACTGAGAATCGGTGTGGTACATGGCTCTGGAATCGGAGGCATGACCACCTACGATCAACAGTTCAGGAATTATCTTGACAGGGGCCCGAGACGCATCAGCCCCTTCTTTATTCCCATGCTTATTCCCGACATTGCGGCAGGGCAGATTTCAATCCGTCACGGACTGATGGGTCCAAACTACGCGACAGCATCTGCCTGTGCTACATCACTTCATGCCATTATGGACTCGTTCATGCTCATTCAGTGCGGAATGGCCGACTATATGGTTTGCGGTGGTTCAGAGGCTCCTATTACGCCGATGAGCATTGGAGGCTTTAATTCCGCAAAAGCACTCTCTACAGCCAACGACAGGCCAGAACAGGCCTCACGTCCTTACGACCGTGACCGTGATGGTTTTGTCATGGGTGAAGGCGCCGGATCGTTGATTCTTGAATCCCTTGAATCTGCGAAAGCACGCGGTGCAAAAATCTACGGAGAGATCGTCGGTGTAGGAGCAACTGCAGATGCCTATCACCTGACTGCTCCGCACCCGGAAGGCTTAGGGGCTGTCAATGCCATGAGGAGCGCAATTACCCTGGCTGGAATTACACCCGAAAACATTGACTACATCAACACCCACGGAACCGCCACTCCCCTTGGAGATCTTGCCGAAATCGCCGCCATCAAAACCCTTTTTGGTGAGCACGCCCGTAAACTCAGCATCAGTTCAACAAAATCCATGACCGGCCACCTTCTCGGCGCTGCCGGAGTTGTTGAATCAATTGCCTGTCTGCTTGCCATGCAACACCAGACCGTTCCACCAACCATCAACCTCGACAATCTTGACCCGCTGGTTGAGCTGGATGTAACGCCGAACATACCCAAAAAACGCTCAATTGAGTACGCACTCAACAACGGCTTCGGCTTTGGAGGGCACAACGGCTCAATCATTTTCAGAAACGGTTCATCGCTGTAA